In the genome of Sardina pilchardus chromosome 14, fSarPil1.1, whole genome shotgun sequence, one region contains:
- the zgc:86764 gene encoding protein regulator of cytokinesis 1 isoform X2, with translation MTSRKSETLASSLISGINMSMAQLVDIWDGIGIMEEQRVERMLTVKKYIEDLLRDMIKEEESLRHRIKSSITISQKQLEALCEEMKEDPYKAEEGLSILQTEKNLRYRLEALQKEKNDRLRDLKALQLEDEELCIQLCSTPYYVPSNTVPSHQQLKAVREHIQDLTAERRSRLAVFTALRKDIAFLTGEMGHDPDTSLEREAVSDDPDVFLLTHDNIKALQLLVGQLEVKKGSLISTRDKLKERAMSLWSRLDCPEKDGGFPLDTQGTLTNDISRWQNEVDRLEELQKARLEDVIEKARLELMDMWDKCLFGPEQREAFNCYFCDVNYTEELLLLHDAELVKLKEYQEKARPLLEALEKWEKNWVLFQDFERKASDPSRFSNRGGALLKETKERAKVQKMLPKLEEEMKGAVDAWEKSQGSVFLVQGHKLMDYISAQREEYKQQKDKEKNERMTKKTETTSFKTPTKRPPTGASGATPNKTRKTPNQTVLRSTSTISSASSTYLSVASGKPPVGSGKKNKMLETSLRTPLQVFNCTAEQIPGITYSDFTSELSKKASQEAILNSTVLLDVEKGN, from the exons ATGACATCTAGGAAAAG TGAAACCCTGGCCTCATCCCTCATCTCTGGCATAAATATGTCCATGGCACAGCTGGTGGACATATGGGATGGCATCGGCATCATGGAGGAGCAGAGAGTTGAGCGGATGCTGACTGTTAAGAAATACATAGAG GATCTTTTAAGGGATATGATCAAAGAGGAGGAGTCACTGAGGCACAGAATCAAATCAAGCATCACGATCTCTCAGAAGCAGCTTGAAGCATTATGTGAGGAAATGAAGGAAGACCCGTATAAG gcgGAAGAGGGCCTGTCCATCCTGCAGACGGAGAAGAACCTGCGTTATCGTCTGGAGGCACTGCAGAAGGAGAAGAACGACCGCTTGAGGGACCTGAAggctctgcagctggaggacgAAGAGTTGTGTATCCAGCTGTGTTCCACACCCTACTACGTGCCGTCCAACACCGTGCCCTCCCATCAGCAGCTGAAGGCTGTGCGGGAGCACATCCAGGACCTCACTGCGGAGAGG AGGAGCAGGCTGGCTGTGTTCACAGCGCTCCGTAAAGACATCGCGTTTCTGACCGGTGAGATGGGGCACGACCCAGACACCAGCCTGGAGAGGGAGGCCGTGAGTGACGACCCAGATGTGTTTCTGCTGACTCATGACAACATCAAAGCTCTTCAGCTGCTGGTTGGACAG CTGGAAGTGAAGAAGGGGTCTTTGATCTCAACTCGAGACAAGCTGAAGGAACGAGCCATGAGCCTGTGGAGCCGTTTGGATTGCCCCGAGAAAGATGGCGGATTCCCGCTGGACACTCAAGGGACCCTCACTAATGATATCTCACGG TGGCAGAATGAGGTAGACCGTCTGGAGGAGCTGCAGAAAGCCCGTTTGGAGGACGTCATCGAGAAGGCCCGACTGGAGCTGATGGACATGTGGGACAAGTGCCTGTTTGGACCAGAACAGAGGGAGGCCTTCAACTGCTACTTCTGTGACG TTAATTACACCGAGGAGCTTCTGCTGTTGCACGACGCTGAGCTGGTGAAACTGAAGGAGTACCAAGAGAAAGCTCGCCCCCTCCTGGAAGCTCTGGAGAAGTGGGAGAAGAACTGGGTCCTCTTTCAGGACTTTGAg agGAAGGCGTCTGATCCAAGCAGATTCTCCAACAGAGGAGGAGCGCTGCTCAAGGAGACCAAGGAGAGAGCCAAAGTCCAGAAGATGCTCCCAAAG cttgaggaggagatgaagggagCAGTGGATGCCTGGGAGAAGAGTCAGGGTTCGGTGTTCCTGGTGCAAGGACACAAGCTCATGGACTACATCTCCGCTCAGAGAGAGGAGTACAAACAGCAAAAGGACAAAGAGAAGAATGAGCGG ATGACCAAGAAGACGGAGACCACTTCCTTTAAGACTCCCACCAAAAGGCCCCCAACAGGCGCATCTGGAGCCACCCCCAACAAGACCAGAAAG ACGCCCAATCAGACGGTGTTGcgcagcaccagcaccatcagcagtGCTTCGTCCACCTACCTGTCTGTGGCCTCGGGGAAGCCTCCAGTGGGCTCCGGGAAG AAAAACAAGATGCTTGAAACCAGCCTCAGAACACCTCTCCAGGTATTCAACTGCACAGCTGAGCAAATACCTGGCATCACCTACTCGGACTTCACG AGTGAACTCTCTAAGAAGGCCAGTCAAGAAGCCATTCTCAATAGCACCGTACTGCTGGATGTGGAGAAGGGAAACTAG
- the zgc:86764 gene encoding protein regulator of cytokinesis 1 isoform X1, protein MTSRKSETLASSLISGINMSMAQLVDIWDGIGIMEEQRVERMLTVKKYIEDLLRDMIKEEESLRHRIKSSITISQKQLEALCEEMKEDPYKAEEGLSILQTEKNLRYRLEALQKEKNDRLRDLKALQLEDEELCIQLCSTPYYVPSNTVPSHQQLKAVREHIQDLTAERRSRLAVFTALRKDIAFLTGEMGHDPDTSLEREAVSDDPDVFLLTHDNIKALQLLVGQLEVKKGSLISTRDKLKERAMSLWSRLDCPEKDGGFPLDTQGTLTNDISRWQNEVDRLEELQKARLEDVIEKARLELMDMWDKCLFGPEQREAFNCYFCDVNYTEELLLLHDAELVKLKEYQEKARPLLEALEKWEKNWVLFQDFERKASDPSRFSNRGGALLKETKERAKVQKMLPKLEEEMKGAVDAWEKSQGSVFLVQGHKLMDYISAQREEYKQQKDKEKNERMTKKTETTSFKTPTKRPPTGASGATPNKTRKQTPNQTVLRSTSTISSASSTYLSVASGKPPVGSGKKNKMLETSLRTPLQVFNCTAEQIPGITYSDFTSELSKKASQEAILNSTVLLDVEKGN, encoded by the exons ATGACATCTAGGAAAAG TGAAACCCTGGCCTCATCCCTCATCTCTGGCATAAATATGTCCATGGCACAGCTGGTGGACATATGGGATGGCATCGGCATCATGGAGGAGCAGAGAGTTGAGCGGATGCTGACTGTTAAGAAATACATAGAG GATCTTTTAAGGGATATGATCAAAGAGGAGGAGTCACTGAGGCACAGAATCAAATCAAGCATCACGATCTCTCAGAAGCAGCTTGAAGCATTATGTGAGGAAATGAAGGAAGACCCGTATAAG gcgGAAGAGGGCCTGTCCATCCTGCAGACGGAGAAGAACCTGCGTTATCGTCTGGAGGCACTGCAGAAGGAGAAGAACGACCGCTTGAGGGACCTGAAggctctgcagctggaggacgAAGAGTTGTGTATCCAGCTGTGTTCCACACCCTACTACGTGCCGTCCAACACCGTGCCCTCCCATCAGCAGCTGAAGGCTGTGCGGGAGCACATCCAGGACCTCACTGCGGAGAGG AGGAGCAGGCTGGCTGTGTTCACAGCGCTCCGTAAAGACATCGCGTTTCTGACCGGTGAGATGGGGCACGACCCAGACACCAGCCTGGAGAGGGAGGCCGTGAGTGACGACCCAGATGTGTTTCTGCTGACTCATGACAACATCAAAGCTCTTCAGCTGCTGGTTGGACAG CTGGAAGTGAAGAAGGGGTCTTTGATCTCAACTCGAGACAAGCTGAAGGAACGAGCCATGAGCCTGTGGAGCCGTTTGGATTGCCCCGAGAAAGATGGCGGATTCCCGCTGGACACTCAAGGGACCCTCACTAATGATATCTCACGG TGGCAGAATGAGGTAGACCGTCTGGAGGAGCTGCAGAAAGCCCGTTTGGAGGACGTCATCGAGAAGGCCCGACTGGAGCTGATGGACATGTGGGACAAGTGCCTGTTTGGACCAGAACAGAGGGAGGCCTTCAACTGCTACTTCTGTGACG TTAATTACACCGAGGAGCTTCTGCTGTTGCACGACGCTGAGCTGGTGAAACTGAAGGAGTACCAAGAGAAAGCTCGCCCCCTCCTGGAAGCTCTGGAGAAGTGGGAGAAGAACTGGGTCCTCTTTCAGGACTTTGAg agGAAGGCGTCTGATCCAAGCAGATTCTCCAACAGAGGAGGAGCGCTGCTCAAGGAGACCAAGGAGAGAGCCAAAGTCCAGAAGATGCTCCCAAAG cttgaggaggagatgaagggagCAGTGGATGCCTGGGAGAAGAGTCAGGGTTCGGTGTTCCTGGTGCAAGGACACAAGCTCATGGACTACATCTCCGCTCAGAGAGAGGAGTACAAACAGCAAAAGGACAAAGAGAAGAATGAGCGG ATGACCAAGAAGACGGAGACCACTTCCTTTAAGACTCCCACCAAAAGGCCCCCAACAGGCGCATCTGGAGCCACCCCCAACAAGACCAGAAAG CAGACGCCCAATCAGACGGTGTTGcgcagcaccagcaccatcagcagtGCTTCGTCCACCTACCTGTCTGTGGCCTCGGGGAAGCCTCCAGTGGGCTCCGGGAAG AAAAACAAGATGCTTGAAACCAGCCTCAGAACACCTCTCCAGGTATTCAACTGCACAGCTGAGCAAATACCTGGCATCACCTACTCGGACTTCACG AGTGAACTCTCTAAGAAGGCCAGTCAAGAAGCCATTCTCAATAGCACCGTACTGCTGGATGTGGAGAAGGGAAACTAG
- the slc26a1 gene encoding sulfate anion transporter 1, whose amino-acid sequence MGSPSPDNMEDTKSSVIGPLERRVRQRKAPLEVIKSKVSSSLSCSVPKLKGALTGLFPVVLWLPKYKLKEYVWGDLMSGLIVGIILVPQAIAYCLLAGLEPIYGLYTSFFANIIYFLMGTSRHVSVGIFSLMSLMVGQVVDREVYLAGFDLNEDAKQGPAGGDALNFTEDSYSDVMNVSIVRVLDMECGKECYAIGIATALTLLAGIYQVLMAVLRLGFVSVYLSGPMLDGFATGASCTILTVQAKYLLGLKIPRHQGYGTVVVTWINIFKNIHNTNFCDMITSAICISVLVAGKELQERFKDRLKIPLPTELVVVGGATIASHFADFHGTYSSSISGAIPTGFIPPKVPSVDMMSRVVFDAIPLAVISFAFTVSLSEMFAKKHGYTVRPNQEMIAIGCCNIIPSFFHSFTTSAALAKTMVKDSTGCQTQVSSVVSALVVLLVLLFFAPFFYALQKCVLACIIIVSLRGALRKFRDVPNMWRVSKMDAIVWTVTMASTALISVELGLLVGVVFSMMCVVAQTQHPQVSLLGQVNNSSHYEDTEEYQNLQTIPKIKIFRFQSPLYYANKQIFLKSLYKTVGLEPFLEVTKRRKAAKKAKDLAKKQSKKEDQVNGEVSIELIHNDLEFHTIIIDCSYMPFIDSTGMATFKNVVKEYKEIGVTVLLACCNTSVIDSLKRVAFFGSADKDMPSLLFHTVHSAVVFASDIPTAEAAGNTPV is encoded by the exons ATGGGTTCGCCCTCACCAGACAATATGGAGGACACCAAATCATCCGTGATAGGACCTCTGGAGAGAAGAGTCCGACAGCGCAAAGCCCCTCTCGAAGTGATAAAGTCCAAAGTGAGCAGTAGCTTATCCTGCTCTGTGCCCAAGTTAAAGGGTGCCCTGACTGGACTCTTCCCTGTAGTGTTATGGCTGCCAAAATACAAGCTAAAAGAGTATGTTTGGGGCGATCTCATGTCTGGCCTCATAGTGGGTATCATTCTTGTCCCCCAAGCAATAGCCTACTGCCTGCTGGCAGGCCTGGAGCCCATCTATGGCCTGTACACATCATTTTTTGCCAACATCATCTATTTCCTGATGGGAACCTCCAGGCATGTGTCAGTTGGCATCTTCAGCCTGATGAGCCTCATGGTTGGCCAGGTGGTAGACAGAGAGGTTTACCTGGCGGGCTTTGATTTGAATGAGGACGCTAAACAGGGACCAGCTGGTGGTGATGCACTGAACTTCACAGAGGATTCCTACAGTGATGTTATGAATGTCTCAATAGTAAGAGTGTTGGACATGGAGTGTGGGAAAGAATGCTACGCTATTGGAATTGCTACTGCACTAACATTACTTGCTGGGATTTATCAG GTGTTGATGGCTGTGTTAAGGCTAGGATTTGTCTCAGTCTACCTCTCTGGACCAATGCTTGATGGCTTCGCCACTGGTGCCTCGTGTACAATCCTCACTGTCCAGGCCAAGTACCTTCTGGGACTGAAGATCCCTCGTCACCAAGGCTACGGCACTGTGGTAGTCACCTGGATCAACATCTTCAAGAACATTCACAACACCAACTTCTGTGACATGATAACAAGTGCCATTTGCATCAGTGTCCTGGTGGCTGGCAAAGAGCTCCAAGAGCGGTTTAAGGACCGCCTGAAGATACCACTTCCCACTGAGCTAGTGGTGGTCGGAGGTGCAACCATAGCATCCCATTTCGCTGACTTCCATGGAACATACAGCTCCAGTATTTCGGGGGCAATCCCCACAGGCTTCATCCCGCCAAAGGTTCCTAGTGTAGACATGATGTCCCGGGTTGTGTTTGACGCAATCCCGCTAGCAGTCATTAGCTTTGCTTTTACAGTCTCCCTATCGGAGATGTTTGCCAAAAAGCATGGCTATACAGTTAGGCCCAACCAAGAGATGATAGCCATTGGCTGTTGCAACATCATCCCTTCCTTCTTTCATAGCTTCACTACCAGTGCTGCCCTGGCTAAGACCATGGTGAAGGACTCTACAGGATGCCAAACGCAAGTGTCCAGTGTTGTAAGTGCCTTAGTTGTCCTCTTAGTGCTGCTCTTCTTTGCCCCTTTTTTCTATGCCTTGCAGAAGTGCGTCCTGGCCTGCATCATCATTGTGAGCCTGAGGGGCGCTCTTCGCAAATTCAGGGATGTGCCCAACATGTGGCGTGTCAGCAAAATGGACGCCATCGTCTGGACTGTGACCATGGCCTCAACGGCGCTCATAAGTGTGGAGCTGGGACTGCTTGTTGGGGTGGTGTTCTCCATGATGTGTGTCGTGGCACAAACCCAACATCCCCAAGTGTCTTTGCTTGGTCAGGTCAATAACTCCAGCCATTATGAGGATACAGAGGAATACCAAAATCTACAGACCATCCCGAAGATCAAGATTTTTCGCTTTCAGTCACCTTTGTACTATGCCAACAAGCAAATATTTTTGAAGTCCTTGTACAAAACTGTTGGACTCGAACCATTCCTCGAAGTGACCAAGAGGAGGAAAGCagcaaaaaaagcaaaagactTAGCGAAAAAACAGAGTAAAAAAGAGGACCAAGTGAATGGAGAAGTTAGTATAGAACTCATTCACAATGACCTAGAATTCCATACTATCATTATAGATTGTTCATACATGCCCTTTATTGACTCCACTGGGATGGCCACATTTAAAAATGTGGTGAAAGAGTACAAAGAGATTGGTGTCACAGTTCTCTTGGCATGTTGCAATACTTCAGTCATTGACTCACTGAAGCGAGTAGCCTTTTTTGGGTCAGCTGACAAGGACATGCCCAGCTTATTGTTTCATACGGTTCACAGTGCTGTGGTTTTTGCCAGTGATATTCCAACAGCAGAAGCAGCGGGCAATACACCTGTATAA